The following nucleotide sequence is from Cicer arietinum cultivar CDC Frontier isolate Library 1 chromosome 2, Cicar.CDCFrontier_v2.0, whole genome shotgun sequence.
aatacatatataaatacacAAACAAAACCTGGTGACTTAAAGGaataaaaaacatcaaaattagTATGATGAAAGTGCATATATGCAAAATTAGTTCTCACTCTTTGAAACAAGGAAGAAAAACAGATACTCAATGATATTCAAGTtactacaaaaatttatatataaatgatatgATGATATATCGCAAGAATATGAAAGGTTAGCTCCATGCACACTATTCCTgtccaaaaaaatatttcatgcGAAGGGGAgagaaatttatatttaattaaaggaAGTATTTAATACTAAAGTACTTTCATAGGAAATGACAAGAAGCATGATGGATCGTTTTTCTTACTTGTACAACTCCTATAAGTTTCCaagctttttgttttttttttggtaaaaagaAAATCAAGTAGTACATCTTCTTGATGGAAGgatatacaataaaattaacttatattttatagttgataattattaagtaaattaaagtttttgataaaattaacgattcaactaatttaaaatgtaaaataatataaaagagtattgttaattaaaaataaattttattaatttatatttaaaatattttaaaaaaaatatttaaattttattttttattaactttaaaatttatcaatctgatatacttttatttatatatctattttatttatttaaaataaataaaaaaattatttattttaaaatatttattagtttaatatttaaattatttataaataagttaaaattataataaataaataaattattttatttaaattattttttattaaaattatttattttatattataataaataaattataaggggtaaaaacaaattttagttacaatagaaaaaataaaattagaagaaaaaaacgaTAAGTTATAAGATAATATGCAGCTTGAGTTACCAACCTTATTTGTAACTAATTGtccttaaaaatttatatttaatttattgctttttaaaaattctaaatttttgtatggaaattcattatatattatatattaaagaaagataatTTGCTAACTAAGATTTAAGATTTCCCTCCTATAGTCCTAATTGTTCAATAATTCCGCCCAAATATGCCACCCAATTCTTCTATCTTCTTAATTTATGTAAgccaaaaatacatttttaagattagttcaatttttatttaggtcatttaaatttatttttttctgatttgattctttaaattACATTGTTCGAactattaacttttaaaatgtattaaatttacaCATGCAATTAGATAagatttttttctaaattactataatcaaatattaaaatttaatcgaAATATTACAATAAGTTAATTATTCAAAACACTTTGCATATTAAGGAAATTAAATACATTGATTATATGaataaacttttattattttgtttataagacTATACgttgatttaaattattgtagaaaaatcaaaaaatctatacaatttataagatttaataaatattttcgaAATGATTAATATGAGACATATATTTTTGCAGTATTTTGAAGAGTTTCAATTTATAGTTctttagaaattttatttttatttttagtctttaattataatttaattattgtctatttttaaataattttttatactaatatttatgacattataataaatttcctataaaaatttaaaactttttaacaaacgataaattaactattaatttttaaatttaaaaaactttaaaattcatatttaattcatcatttgaagaaagaaaatattattactaattaattgCAATTATACATTTTACAACTGTCCTACGAGAATCAAACTCCCTCTCTTGTatgattaaaaaactaaatttctcCATTAAATTAGCACTTCTTAGACTAATAGactacaaaattgaaatttaaagataattttcaaaatgaatACGAACATGTGAATTAACATATTTATAGTAGTCCAAAGGTGTCTATGTATCTAAGGTCATAAATATATCCACATATTGCTATTATTCCTCTTCGAGCACACAACTATTACTTCAcatgtaattatttttgaatggtTCCAAGTGAAAACTCACATCTCTATAAAGATTTGAAAATTGGAGCATTCATGACCTCTGTATTTTCAACAAAATTGATGTCTTCTATCTTCCCATTTCTCTTGCTTgaatttctctttctcttttgcTTTTCACTTCTCCCAATTGCTCATGCTTGTCTTTCGTATTTCTAATAAAGAGTATAATTCATTGAACTTTTGTTATGTTCAAAACAAATAATCCATGATGCATGTTTATAAGCATCGAAAATAAATTTTccataaaaacttttttgactTATCATACAACAtttaaacaattattattattgataggtattttaataaataaataaataaaatttctaatcATCGTAATTTGTAATCGTACGTTGCACGGGTTACACACTAGTGATTTTTAAGAGCGTCCACTATTGGAAATGAAGATAATATTAACAAGAGATTGTTGGGAATTATGATAATATCAATGAGAGTTAGttggtgtgaattgaaaaaataagaaAGTCTTAAATAAGAGGTATGATACACACTAGTATTGTTTACACGGTGGAGGTATGCAATTGGGATGTACCTCAAGGGCTATTTAATTGTCATACCTCTACTGAGTCAACTTTCAACATCTCATTCAGTCTTCCTTTTTGATTTCGTGCATCTCGCGCATCTGTTCATTGTCCTATCAAAAACCTCGAAAAAATCAGAGTGCACGTTTATGTGGATCTGGTTTGGTGGATTGCACTTTTTTCTCTTATCTAATTGATGATTTTCTGTATAGATATATGGTTCTGCTCAGTTGAAAAAACACACTAAAAGTTCTTTGAAATCTAAGACTTCTCTTTGTTTCTccctttttgttttttcttctcttgCTTTTGAGTGATCGTAGTATCATATTACGAGTGACAGTCATTTGACTgtgatattgagggtgtaattctaaaacggttttctacggtacAATAGAACTTCGATATAGTGTAGCTGGGATGTTTTATTCTAAGGACTTCGTTGTTGATAGTTTGTCTCGCACAAATTCAGCAGTGCCgcaaaacgtcttaaagagaacGACCTAGTTCGTGACTCAACTTAGTAATATTTTCAATGacgtaaattaatttttaaacagTCGTAGAAACTCAAAAGTAACATCCATTAATCCAACAAAGCTAGAGCCTATCTTTGTTAATAGCTTTTATGCAAGCAATGTTTATGTGGGTTAAATTGAACTAGATTAACTGAACACGAAGAAAAAACCAATACAAAATAAATGCCtattaaataaaacaatgaCCTGCTATAACCTAAACAGCAATTAGTTCGCCTATGGACTCTTTTAAAAGAGACATATTAGGGGGACTCgaattattaaattaactttCCAATTTGTGtccatttttaaaatcttttcaatagttttttaaaaatattttcatatgcAAAATTTTGTAGTTATATTTCTCTTTATGCTTATAATTATTGTCCTcgaattttatatatttatgctcatttataatttgagtaaaaaaattactttttataatttgtttacaaattttataataaaatcattattatatactaaaatataaatttgatatgtgtttgTATGTTCTATGTAGTGCACGGTAAAGcactaatttttataatatctcAAATATTAGTACtagtttttgtaatattttaaatattattttaaaaatatacattacttaatttttttttttgtttccatATTTTCCCAAGCACGTGTGTGAGGCTAAACATTGTGCTCAAATAGTTGTGTCAACGCAAGACTTCATCTCACATTGAATCCTTCGTCCATTCCAAAACTTCCCAACCCATCATCCAAAAATGACGAAACTGATTGAATTGTTGCCAAAAGAATATGGCTTTGTTGTGATAATTCTCGTTCTCTATTGCTTTCTCAATTTCTACATTACCTTTCATGTTGGCAAAGCTCGCAAGAAGTAAACGCTTTTATTTTCCTCCTCAATTTTTATTCTTACATACAAGTTCTGTTATTTTGCTTACAAGGTGTTTGTTGAAATTCTCCATAGGTACAACGTCTTTTATCCAACCCTTTATGCTTCTGAATCTGAAAACAAAGATGCCAAGCTCTTCAACTGCGTTCAGGTTTCCCTCTCTCGTTCTCTCTATTATATTGTTTTGATAATAATTGAGTGAAATTTAAGTAGAATGAATCCCTATTAATCAGAGTGATACTCACATGATTTTAGTTATCCTGGTAAATTTGATCCTATAGTAAAACTATATTGAAAAATAGGTGGATGCTACCGTAGACCACGTCGATCCAGTGTTGGTCCAATACTTATTGAGACTTAAACCAAACTCTAAAGCAAGGtcttgataaattaaaaaaaaaaatagaagcctTTTTAATACTGATAACAATAATTTACtgtagttttgtttaaattCTAGATTTCTTGTTTTATGAtatgcaaaatattttaattaaatatatatgtcaATGGCTgtatctttttataattatgagGTTTTTTACTTGTTGCACTACTTAaacatttctatattttttaggctaaaatatgcatgaaaaattatttattttttggagGCCTCATGCTCTACCTTTGGCCTTTGGTCTATAGTAGAATCGGGTTTAACAGTTACTCGAAACTCTAACTACGATCGTCGACAATCTTAAGAAGTTTAAGTTTAACGACCCTCATCGTCTTTACGGCTGATACAATTTCAGAAAAACATAGTTAAGAGAGGAGCCTCCACTAAAGGTGGTCAACTTGATTGGGGAGATGCAATGGAACAATAGTATGGTCAACAAAAAACATTgttattgttttgtttcttgttGTGGTGGTATAGTTGGTGAATGCaagaattttattatttattgggTTGTATATGTGTTGtgtgattatattttttgtgttttggTGAGTGCAGAGAGGACACCAAAACTCTCTGGAAACAATGCCAATATTCTTCATGCTCATGATTTTGGGAGGGTTTAAGCATCCCTCCATTTGTGCTGTCCTTGGAATAGTTTACACTGTTGCTAGATATTTCTACTTCACAGGCTATGCCACTGGCGAACCTAAGAACCGTATCAAACTCgggtaattaaaattttaattgaccataattttgtttttgtttttgtaaaacCATAAATTAGTATATAACTGAATTGGTATGCTGACAGGGGATTTTTTATGCCGGCGCTACTGGGGCTTATGTTGTGCACACTTTCATGTGGATGGAGTCTTCTAAATCAGCCCGCTAGCCACTGATTTGTATTGTTCTCTGTTTTGTTCTACTACTATTTTGATAATATGGGGTTTAGTGAGTTATTAAATAACATAGACTAAGGATTGCAAATGAATAATGCAGATTCAAAATTGTTGTGTGTGATATGGATATTTTTTGTGAACTTGTCTATTCTTCAACCAGATAGTTTGATCTATATGGACATAGTTTTGGAAGAGTTGGTAATGTAGTTCTCCTGCAAAAAATTGAATCTA
It contains:
- the LOC101511246 gene encoding uncharacterized protein → MTKLIELLPKEYGFVVIILVLYCFLNFYITFHVGKARKKYNVFYPTLYASESENKDAKLFNCVQRGHQNSLETMPIFFMLMILGGFKHPSICAVLGIVYTVARYFYFTGYATGEPKNRIKLGGFFMPALLGLMLCTLSCGWSLLNQPASH